In Mycobacterium gallinarum, a single window of DNA contains:
- the dnaE gene encoding DNA polymerase III subunit alpha, with amino-acid sequence MNSSSFVHLHNHTEYSMLDGAAKVQPMLAEAQRLEMPAIGMTDHGNMFGASEFYNAATDVDIKPIIGVEAYIAPGSRFDTKRVQWGDPSQKSDDVSGSGAYTHMTMVAENATGLRNLFRLSSLASFEGQLGKWSRMDAEIIAENAEGIIATTGCPSGEVQTRLRLGQEREALESAAKWREIFGPDNYFLELMDHGLDIERRVREGLLEIGQKLGIPPLATNDCHYVTRDASRNHEALLCVQTGKTLSDPNRFKFDGDGYYLKSAAEMRALWDGEVAGACDSTLLIAERVQSYADVWTPKDRMPIFPVPEGHDQASWLQHEVDAGLQRRFPGAAVPTEYVERAAFEIKVICEKGYPSYFLIVADLINYARSVEIRVGPGRGSAAGSLVAYALGITNIDPIPYGLLFERFLNPERVSMPDIDIDFDDRRRGEMLRYAANKWGSDRVAQVITFGTIKTKAALKDSARVNYGQPGFAIADRITKALPPPIMAKDIPLSGITDPNHERYKEAAEVRGLIDTDPDVRTIYETARGLEGLVRNAGVHACAVIMSSEPLVDAIPLWKRPQDGAIITGWDYPSCEAIGLLKMDFLGLRNLTIIGDCLENIRANRGIDLDLETVPLDDPAAYALLGRGDTLGVFQLDGGPMRDLLRRMQPTGFEDVVAVIALYRPGPMGMNAHNDYADRKNNRQAIKPIHPELEEPLREILAETYGLIVYQEQIMRIAQKVAGYSLARADILRKAMGKKKREVLEKEFEGFSDGMKANGFSAAAIKALWDTVLPFADYAFNKSHAAGYGLVSYWTAYLKANFPAEYMAGLLTSVGDDKDKAAVYLADCRRLGITVLPPDVNESSLNFASVGEDIRYGLGAVRNVGANVVASLIGSRTAKGKFVDFSDYLNKIDIAACNKKVTESLIKAGAFDSLGHPRKGLFLIHTDAVDSVLGTKKAEAMGQFDLFGGADTATDAVFTIKVPDEEWEDKHKLALEREMLGLYVSGHPLNGIAHLLTAQVDTAIPAILDGDVANDTQVRIGGILASVNRRVNKNGLPWASAQVEDLTGGIEVLFFPQTYSTFGAEIADDAVVLVGAKVAIRDDRISLIANDLVVPDFSSAQVNRPVAVTLPTRQCTVDKVTALKQVLARHPGTAQVHLRLISGERITTLELDASLRVTASSALMGDLKALLGPGCLG; translated from the coding sequence ATGAACTCGTCGTCCTTCGTGCATCTGCACAACCACACCGAGTATTCGATGCTGGACGGTGCCGCGAAGGTCCAGCCGATGCTGGCCGAGGCGCAACGGCTCGAAATGCCCGCGATCGGCATGACGGATCACGGAAACATGTTCGGCGCCAGTGAGTTCTACAACGCCGCGACCGACGTGGACATCAAGCCGATCATCGGCGTCGAGGCCTACATCGCACCGGGTTCACGTTTCGACACCAAACGCGTCCAGTGGGGCGACCCGTCGCAGAAGTCCGACGACGTGTCGGGCAGCGGCGCCTATACCCACATGACGATGGTCGCCGAGAATGCGACCGGTTTGCGCAACCTGTTCAGGCTGTCGTCGCTGGCGTCGTTCGAGGGCCAGCTCGGCAAGTGGTCGCGCATGGACGCCGAGATCATCGCCGAAAACGCCGAGGGCATCATCGCCACCACCGGCTGCCCGTCGGGCGAGGTGCAGACGCGGCTGCGGCTCGGGCAGGAACGTGAGGCGCTCGAGTCGGCCGCCAAGTGGCGGGAGATCTTCGGACCCGACAACTATTTCCTCGAGTTGATGGACCACGGCCTGGACATCGAGCGCCGGGTCCGCGAGGGCTTGCTGGAGATCGGCCAGAAGCTCGGCATCCCGCCACTGGCAACCAACGACTGCCACTACGTCACCCGCGATGCCTCCCGCAACCACGAGGCGCTGCTGTGTGTGCAGACCGGCAAGACGCTGTCGGACCCCAATCGGTTCAAGTTCGACGGCGACGGCTACTACCTGAAATCGGCCGCCGAGATGCGCGCGCTCTGGGACGGCGAGGTCGCGGGCGCATGCGATTCCACACTGCTGATCGCCGAACGGGTGCAGAGCTACGCCGACGTCTGGACGCCGAAAGACCGAATGCCGATCTTCCCGGTTCCCGAGGGCCACGACCAGGCGAGCTGGCTGCAGCATGAGGTCGACGCCGGTCTGCAGCGCCGCTTCCCCGGTGCGGCGGTTCCCACCGAGTACGTCGAGCGGGCCGCCTTTGAGATCAAGGTCATCTGCGAGAAGGGTTACCCGTCCTACTTCCTCATCGTCGCCGACCTCATCAACTACGCGCGCTCGGTGGAGATCCGGGTGGGGCCGGGACGAGGTTCGGCCGCGGGATCGCTGGTCGCCTACGCGCTGGGTATCACCAACATCGACCCCATCCCGTACGGGCTGCTGTTCGAGCGGTTCCTGAACCCCGAACGTGTGTCGATGCCCGACATCGACATCGACTTCGACGACCGTCGTCGCGGCGAGATGTTGCGCTACGCGGCCAACAAGTGGGGCAGCGACCGGGTGGCCCAGGTCATCACCTTCGGTACCATCAAAACCAAAGCGGCGTTGAAGGATTCGGCCCGAGTCAACTACGGCCAGCCCGGCTTCGCGATCGCCGACCGGATCACCAAGGCGCTGCCGCCGCCGATCATGGCCAAGGACATCCCGCTGTCCGGCATCACCGACCCGAACCACGAGCGGTACAAGGAGGCCGCCGAGGTTCGCGGGCTGATCGACACCGACCCCGACGTGCGCACCATCTACGAGACGGCCCGCGGTCTGGAGGGTCTGGTCCGTAACGCCGGTGTGCACGCGTGCGCGGTGATCATGAGCAGCGAGCCGCTGGTCGACGCGATTCCGCTGTGGAAGCGGCCGCAGGACGGTGCCATTATCACCGGCTGGGACTACCCCTCGTGTGAGGCCATCGGTCTGCTGAAGATGGACTTCCTCGGCTTGCGGAACCTCACGATCATCGGCGACTGCCTGGAGAACATCCGCGCAAACCGCGGAATCGATCTCGACCTCGAAACTGTGCCGCTCGATGACCCGGCCGCGTATGCGCTGCTGGGCCGCGGTGACACGCTCGGGGTGTTCCAGCTCGACGGCGGCCCGATGCGCGATCTGCTGCGCCGCATGCAGCCCACCGGGTTCGAGGACGTCGTCGCGGTCATCGCGCTGTACCGGCCAGGACCCATGGGCATGAACGCCCACAACGACTACGCCGACCGTAAGAACAACCGCCAGGCGATCAAGCCCATCCATCCGGAGTTGGAAGAACCGCTGCGCGAGATCCTCGCCGAGACCTACGGGCTGATCGTCTACCAAGAGCAGATCATGCGCATCGCGCAGAAGGTCGCCGGCTATTCGCTCGCCCGAGCAGACATTCTGCGAAAAGCCATGGGCAAGAAGAAGCGTGAAGTCCTGGAGAAGGAATTCGAGGGCTTCTCCGACGGCATGAAGGCCAACGGATTCTCGGCGGCGGCCATCAAGGCGCTGTGGGACACGGTGCTGCCGTTCGCGGACTACGCCTTCAACAAGTCGCACGCCGCCGGCTACGGCCTGGTGTCGTACTGGACCGCCTATCTGAAGGCCAACTTCCCGGCTGAGTACATGGCCGGGCTGCTGACGTCGGTCGGTGACGACAAGGACAAAGCGGCGGTTTATCTCGCCGACTGCCGCAGACTCGGCATCACGGTGCTACCGCCCGATGTCAACGAGTCGAGCCTCAACTTCGCCTCGGTGGGTGAGGACATCCGGTACGGGCTGGGCGCGGTGCGCAACGTCGGCGCGAATGTCGTTGCCTCGCTGATCGGTTCGCGCACCGCGAAGGGTAAGTTTGTCGACTTCTCGGACTACCTCAACAAGATCGACATCGCCGCCTGCAACAAGAAGGTCACTGAATCGCTGATCAAGGCGGGCGCGTTCGACTCGCTGGGCCACCCGCGTAAGGGCCTGTTCCTGATCCATACCGATGCGGTCGATTCGGTGCTCGGGACGAAGAAGGCCGAGGCGATGGGTCAGTTCGACCTGTTCGGCGGTGCCGACACGGCCACCGACGCGGTGTTCACCATCAAGGTGCCCGACGAGGAGTGGGAGGACAAGCACAAGCTGGCACTGGAGCGCGAAATGCTCGGCCTCTATGTGTCCGGCCATCCGCTCAACGGCATCGCCCACCTGCTGACGGCGCAGGTCGACACGGCGATTCCGGCGATTCTGGACGGCGACGTCGCCAACGACACCCAGGTGCGGATCGGCGGCATACTGGCGTCGGTCAACCGGCGGGTCAACAAGAACGGGTTGCCTTGGGCGTCCGCGCAAGTGGAAGACCTCACCGGCGGTATCGAGGTGCTGTTCTTTCCGCAGACGTATTCGACGTTCGGTGCCGAGATCGCCGATGATGCGGTGGTCCTCGTGGGGGCCAAGGTTGCCATCCGTGACGACAGGATCTCACTGATCGCCAACGACCTTGTCGTACCTGATTTTTCGAGTGCTCAGGTCAATCGTCCGGTGGCCGTCACACTGCCGACCCGCCAATGCACGGTCGACAAGGTGACCGCACTCAAACAGGTGCTGGCCCGCCATCCCGGAACCGCGCAGGTGCACCTGCGGCTGATCAGCGGCGAGCGCATCACCACACTGGAACTCGACGCATCCCTGAGGGTGACGGCCTCATCGGCGTTGATGGGTGATCTGAAGGCGCTGCTGGGCCCCGGTTGCCTGGGCTGA
- the treZ gene encoding malto-oligosyltrehalose trehalohydrolase: protein MAEFAVWAPIPERVRVDVDGTLHEMTGSADGWWRADVDAATGARYGFVLDDDPTVLPDPRSPRQPDGVHARSALWRPDPSAWTDGDWAGAPIDGRVIYELHIGTFTPGATFDSAIEKLDYLVDLGVDFVEVMPVNAFGGTHGWGYDGVLWYAVHEPYGGPDALVRFIDACHRRGLGVLIDAVFNHLGPSGNYLPRFGPYLSSGSNPWGESINISGPDADEVRTYILDCALRWMRDFHADGLRLDAVHALVDTTAIHILEELSAETDALAEELGRPLSLIAESDLNDPRLITPRDRGGLGMTAQWDDDIHHAIHAAVSGERQGYYSDFGSVETLAQTLRHGYFHAGTYSSFRHRRHGRPLDTATIPASRLLAYTLTHDQVGNRACGDRPSQNLTFGQLAVKAALVLGSPYTGMLFMGEEWGSSSPFQFFTSHPEPELARATAEGRKREFAEHGWDADEIPDPQDPATYERSKLKWQEIDEGEHGRLRHVYRQLISLRHNEPDLANPWLDDMQVDYDEDRRWIVMQRGSLVIACNLGAEAVDVPVTGEVVLAWDDPSAVDANSTTLPARSFAVLRRS, encoded by the coding sequence ATGGCTGAATTCGCGGTGTGGGCGCCCATTCCCGAGCGGGTCCGGGTCGACGTGGACGGCACCCTGCACGAGATGACCGGATCGGCCGACGGGTGGTGGCGTGCCGACGTCGACGCCGCCACCGGGGCACGCTACGGTTTCGTCCTCGACGACGACCCGACAGTCCTGCCGGATCCGCGGTCCCCGCGTCAGCCAGACGGTGTACATGCCCGATCGGCGCTCTGGCGGCCCGACCCCAGCGCATGGACCGACGGCGACTGGGCCGGCGCACCGATCGACGGCCGGGTGATCTACGAGCTGCATATCGGGACGTTCACGCCGGGCGCGACGTTCGATTCGGCGATCGAGAAGCTGGACTATCTGGTGGATCTCGGCGTCGACTTCGTCGAAGTCATGCCCGTGAACGCCTTCGGCGGAACGCACGGCTGGGGCTACGACGGGGTGCTGTGGTACGCGGTGCACGAACCGTACGGCGGCCCCGACGCACTGGTTCGCTTCATTGACGCATGCCATCGGCGCGGGCTTGGTGTGCTGATCGACGCGGTGTTCAACCACCTCGGCCCGTCGGGGAACTACCTACCGCGGTTCGGTCCCTACCTTTCCTCGGGCAGCAATCCGTGGGGCGAGTCGATCAACATCAGCGGGCCGGACGCCGACGAAGTGCGCACCTATATCCTCGACTGCGCACTGCGCTGGATGCGCGACTTCCACGCCGACGGCCTGCGCCTGGACGCCGTACACGCCCTCGTCGACACGACGGCCATTCACATCCTCGAGGAGCTGTCCGCCGAAACCGACGCGCTGGCCGAAGAGTTGGGCCGGCCGCTGTCGCTGATCGCCGAAAGCGACCTCAACGATCCTCGACTGATCACCCCGCGCGACCGCGGCGGCTTGGGCATGACCGCACAGTGGGACGACGACATCCACCACGCGATCCACGCCGCCGTCTCGGGCGAACGTCAGGGCTACTACTCGGATTTCGGTTCGGTGGAAACGCTGGCGCAGACGTTGCGGCACGGGTACTTCCACGCCGGCACGTACTCGTCGTTCCGGCACCGGCGACACGGCCGCCCGCTGGATACGGCGACGATCCCGGCGAGCCGGCTGCTCGCCTACACGCTGACCCATGATCAGGTGGGCAATCGAGCGTGCGGCGATCGCCCTTCGCAGAACCTCACCTTCGGCCAGCTGGCGGTCAAGGCTGCGCTCGTACTCGGATCCCCCTACACCGGAATGCTTTTCATGGGCGAGGAATGGGGCTCGTCATCGCCGTTTCAATTCTTCACCTCACACCCCGAGCCCGAATTGGCCAGAGCCACCGCGGAGGGTCGCAAGCGCGAGTTCGCCGAGCATGGGTGGGATGCAGACGAGATCCCCGATCCACAGGACCCCGCCACCTACGAACGTTCCAAGCTGAAGTGGCAGGAGATCGACGAGGGCGAACACGGCCGGCTGCGTCACGTGTACCGGCAGCTGATCTCGTTGCGGCACAACGAACCCGACCTCGCCAATCCGTGGCTGGACGACATGCAGGTCGACTACGACGAGGACCGGCGGTGGATCGTGATGCAGCGCGGGTCGCTGGTCATCGCGTGCAACCTCGGGGCCGAGGCTGTCGACGTTCCCGTCACTGGCGAGGTGGTGCTGGCGTGGGATGATCCGTCAGCCGTCGACGCGAATTCGACGACGTTGCCCGCTCGATCGTTCGCGGTCCTTCGTCGCTCCTAG
- the treY gene encoding malto-oligosyltrehalose synthase — protein MHPLSTYRLQMRGDCFTFADAENQLDYLDALGVSHLYLSPILTAAEGSTHGYDVTDPLTVSAALGGADGLARLSAAARSRGIGLIIDIVPNHVGVDDPQQNQWWLDVLTHGRDSPYSSYFDIDWDLDPDGRIVLPVLGEDGDDPPPGYPADNTHYRAIGWRNGICGYRRFFSITSLAGLRQEDRAVFDATHAEVKRWFDEGLVDGIRIDHPDGLSDPAGYLEWLRELVGPQAWIVVEKILAVDEPLEPTLPVDGTTGYDALREIGGIFVDPSGAGALTGLFDSAGQAYSTLPALATELKVQAVTDTLKSELARLCRTITTATGADQPDVPIAVATLLSHIEVYRSDYRGLSLILPIAFADATAERPELAAAFAIIASALAVSTETNVRLQQLCGAATAKSMEDCLFYRDARLVSLNEVGGEPQRFGVSVAEFHERAAVRAQMWPHAMVTLTTHDTKRGEDVRARIGVLSQIPALWAELAGKWALAAPPPDAATGLFLLQNMFGVWPVDGTIDAELRDRLHAYAEKAIREAGTQTTWNEPTDEFESAIHTWIDAVLDGPVGAEMTSLVARVDLHARSDALGQKLIALTAPGIPDIYQGTELWEDSLVDPDNRRPVDYSARTHALEALRHPKIRVVAAALQLRRERAASFSDGGYTPVRADGPSAEHLVGFLRGDDVLTAVSRHTVRLSETGWGDTALELPRGQWTDRISGMRFSGRVLAVELFAELPVALLERTDG, from the coding sequence ATGCATCCACTCTCTACGTACCGACTCCAAATGCGCGGCGACTGCTTCACATTCGCTGATGCGGAGAACCAACTCGACTACCTCGATGCGCTCGGCGTTTCTCACCTCTATCTGTCCCCGATCCTCACCGCCGCCGAAGGTTCGACCCACGGCTACGACGTCACCGACCCCCTGACGGTCTCGGCCGCGCTCGGTGGTGCTGACGGTTTGGCCCGATTGTCGGCGGCAGCACGGTCGCGCGGCATCGGGCTCATCATCGACATCGTCCCCAACCACGTCGGCGTGGACGATCCGCAGCAGAACCAGTGGTGGCTGGATGTGCTGACGCACGGCCGTGATTCGCCGTACTCCTCCTACTTCGACATCGACTGGGACCTGGATCCCGATGGCCGTATCGTGCTGCCGGTGCTCGGCGAGGACGGCGATGACCCGCCGCCGGGCTATCCCGCCGACAACACGCACTACCGAGCGATCGGCTGGCGCAACGGCATCTGCGGGTATCGGCGCTTTTTCTCCATCACGTCGCTGGCCGGCCTGCGTCAGGAGGACCGCGCCGTCTTCGACGCGACGCACGCCGAGGTCAAACGCTGGTTCGACGAGGGGCTTGTCGACGGTATCCGGATCGACCACCCCGACGGATTATCCGATCCCGCAGGTTATCTCGAATGGCTGCGCGAACTCGTCGGACCGCAGGCATGGATCGTCGTCGAGAAGATCCTCGCCGTCGACGAACCGCTGGAGCCCACGTTGCCTGTCGACGGCACCACGGGGTACGACGCGTTACGCGAAATCGGCGGCATATTCGTCGACCCCTCCGGAGCGGGCGCGCTGACCGGTCTCTTCGACTCCGCGGGTCAGGCCTACAGCACGTTGCCCGCACTGGCCACCGAACTCAAGGTCCAGGCCGTCACCGACACCCTCAAGAGCGAACTGGCCCGGCTGTGCCGCACGATCACGACCGCGACCGGCGCCGACCAACCCGATGTGCCCATCGCGGTGGCGACGCTGCTCAGTCACATCGAGGTCTACCGCTCCGACTACCGTGGGCTGTCGCTGATACTGCCGATCGCCTTCGCCGATGCCACCGCCGAACGGCCTGAACTTGCAGCCGCTTTCGCGATCATCGCGTCCGCGCTGGCCGTCAGCACCGAGACCAACGTGCGGCTGCAGCAGCTGTGTGGCGCGGCGACGGCGAAGTCGATGGAGGACTGCCTGTTCTATCGCGACGCGCGGTTGGTGTCGCTGAACGAGGTCGGTGGCGAACCGCAGCGCTTCGGTGTCAGCGTCGCCGAGTTCCACGAGCGCGCCGCCGTGCGCGCGCAGATGTGGCCGCACGCCATGGTCACCTTGACGACCCACGACACCAAGCGCGGCGAGGATGTGCGCGCGCGCATCGGAGTGCTGTCGCAGATACCGGCGCTGTGGGCGGAGCTGGCCGGCAAGTGGGCGCTGGCCGCCCCGCCACCGGATGCCGCGACCGGACTGTTCCTGCTGCAGAACATGTTCGGGGTGTGGCCCGTCGACGGCACCATCGACGCCGAGCTACGTGACCGGCTGCACGCCTACGCAGAGAAGGCCATCCGCGAGGCCGGGACGCAGACCACCTGGAACGAGCCGACCGACGAATTCGAGTCCGCGATTCACACCTGGATCGACGCCGTGCTGGACGGCCCCGTCGGTGCCGAGATGACGTCGCTGGTGGCACGCGTTGACCTTCATGCGCGCAGCGACGCACTCGGCCAGAAGCTGATCGCACTCACCGCGCCCGGCATTCCGGACATCTATCAGGGCACCGAGTTGTGGGAGGACAGCCTCGTCGACCCCGACAATCGCCGGCCGGTGGACTACTCAGCGCGCACGCACGCACTGGAGGCGTTGCGGCATCCGAAGATTCGGGTCGTGGCCGCGGCGTTGCAGCTCCGTCGGGAGCGCGCCGCCAGCTTCAGCGACGGTGGCTACACACCGGTACGGGCGGACGGCCCATCAGCCGAGCATCTGGTGGGATTTCTTCGCGGCGACGACGTCCTGACCGCCGTCAGCCGGCACACGGTGCGGCTGTCGGAAACCGGTTGGGGCGACACCGCATTGGAGCTGCCCCGCGGGCAGTGGACCGACCGCATCTCGGGAATGCGGTTCAGCGGCCGGGTGCTCGCCGTTGAATTGTTCGCGGAACTGCCCGTAGCCCTCCTGGAGCGCACCGATGGCTGA
- the ilvA gene encoding threonine ammonia-lyase IlvA, with the protein MSAELSQSPIASSLSAADIDDAAQRISDVVLRSPLQFSERLSEATGANVYLKREDQQVVRSYKLRGAHNILMQLSAEEIAAGVVCSSAGNHAQGFAMACRSMGIRGRVYVPGNTPKQKRDRIRYHGREFIELIVTGHTYDEAAAAALDDIARTGATLVPPYDDLRTMAGQGTIATEILDQLDDEPDLVIVPVGGGGCIAGITTYLAERTRNTSVLGVEPAGAASMIAALAAGQPVTLEHVDQFVDGAAVNRAGTLTYAVLAAAGDMVSITTADEGAICTAMLDLYQNEGIIVEPAGALSVAALLEARLEPGSTVVCVISGGNNDVSRYGEVLERSLVHLGLKHYFLVDFPQEPGALRRFLDTVLGPNDDITLFEYVKRNNRETGEALVGIELGSATDFDGLLERMKASDIHVETLEPGSPAYRYLL; encoded by the coding sequence GTGTCCGCTGAACTGAGCCAGAGCCCGATCGCGTCGTCGCTGTCTGCGGCCGACATCGATGACGCCGCTCAGCGCATTTCCGATGTGGTCCTGCGCAGTCCGCTGCAGTTCAGCGAGCGGCTGTCCGAGGCCACCGGCGCGAACGTCTACCTCAAGCGCGAAGATCAGCAGGTTGTGCGGTCTTACAAGTTGCGTGGCGCCCACAACATTCTCATGCAGCTGTCGGCCGAGGAGATTGCTGCCGGTGTCGTGTGCTCATCGGCGGGCAATCACGCGCAGGGTTTCGCGATGGCCTGCCGATCGATGGGTATCCGCGGCCGGGTCTATGTGCCGGGTAACACGCCCAAGCAGAAGCGTGACCGCATCCGGTATCACGGACGCGAGTTCATCGAGTTGATCGTGACGGGCCATACCTACGACGAGGCCGCGGCAGCGGCGCTGGACGACATCGCGCGCACCGGAGCCACGCTGGTCCCGCCGTACGACGATCTGCGCACGATGGCGGGGCAGGGCACGATCGCCACCGAGATTCTCGACCAGCTCGATGACGAACCGGATCTGGTCATCGTTCCGGTCGGCGGCGGCGGCTGCATCGCCGGCATCACCACGTATCTGGCCGAACGGACCAGAAACACGTCGGTGCTCGGCGTCGAGCCGGCAGGTGCGGCGTCGATGATCGCCGCCCTGGCCGCGGGGCAGCCGGTGACCCTCGAGCATGTCGACCAGTTCGTGGACGGCGCGGCGGTGAACCGTGCGGGAACGCTGACCTACGCGGTCCTGGCCGCGGCGGGAGACATGGTTTCGATCACCACCGCCGACGAGGGCGCAATCTGCACCGCAATGCTCGACCTTTACCAGAACGAGGGCATCATCGTCGAGCCCGCGGGCGCGCTGTCGGTGGCAGCGCTGCTCGAGGCGCGGCTGGAGCCCGGATCAACTGTGGTGTGCGTGATTTCGGGTGGCAACAACGACGTATCCCGCTACGGCGAGGTGCTCGAACGTTCGCTGGTGCACCTCGGACTCAAGCACTACTTCCTGGTGGATTTCCCGCAGGAGCCGGGTGCGTTGCGGCGGTTTCTCGACACAGTGCTCGGCCCCAACGACGACATCACGCTGTTCGAGTACGTCAAGCGCAACAACCGCGAAACCGGTGAGGCGCTGGTGGGTATCGAACTCGGCTCGGCCACCGACTTCGACGGTTTGCTCGAACGAATGAAGGCGTCCGACATCCACGTCGAAACGCTGGAGCCCGGCTCGCCTGCGTATCGCTACCTGCTCTAG
- a CDS encoding SRPBCC family protein translates to MESRHVSIWIGVAPDVVYEFAADPQTWPQWAAGLAAGELRQSPEGWVADSPMGTVTVEFAPPNRFGVLDHVVRMPSGEQVYNPFRVVPAGMGETACEVVFSVRRRPGMTDEELADDVAAVAADLATLKGLVEAS, encoded by the coding sequence ATGGAATCGCGACACGTCAGCATTTGGATCGGCGTTGCACCCGACGTCGTCTACGAATTCGCGGCGGATCCGCAGACCTGGCCGCAGTGGGCCGCCGGCCTGGCCGCCGGCGAGCTCCGACAGAGCCCGGAGGGCTGGGTCGCCGATTCGCCGATGGGCACCGTGACAGTGGAGTTCGCCCCGCCGAACCGGTTCGGGGTGCTGGACCACGTGGTGCGGATGCCGTCGGGGGAGCAGGTGTACAACCCGTTTCGGGTCGTCCCCGCCGGGATGGGTGAGACGGCATGTGAGGTGGTTTTCTCCGTTCGGCGGCGCCCGGGCATGACCGATGAAGAGCTCGCCGACGACGTGGCCGCGGTCGCAGCGGACCTGGCCACGCTGAAGGGTCTGGTTGAGGCGTCATAG
- a CDS encoding nitroreductase family deazaflavin-dependent oxidoreductase: MPLSGEYEASPWDWVRDHADKIMQTGSTEGVEMKDKPLILLTTIGAKTGKIRKTPLMRVEHDGQYAVVASLGGAPKHPVWYFNVKAHPRVELQDGAVTRDYEAREVFGDEKAVWWERAVEAWPDYAEYQTKTDRQIPVFVLTPVG; the protein is encoded by the coding sequence ATGCCACTTTCCGGAGAATACGAGGCCAGTCCGTGGGATTGGGTCCGCGATCATGCCGACAAGATCATGCAAACAGGCAGCACCGAGGGCGTCGAGATGAAGGACAAGCCCCTCATCCTGCTGACCACAATCGGCGCCAAGACCGGCAAGATCCGGAAAACCCCGCTCATGCGGGTGGAACACGATGGCCAGTACGCGGTTGTCGCATCGTTGGGCGGTGCCCCGAAGCACCCGGTCTGGTACTTCAACGTCAAGGCGCATCCTCGCGTCGAACTCCAGGACGGCGCTGTGACGAGGGATTACGAGGCTCGTGAAGTCTTCGGCGACGAAAAGGCGGTCTGGTGGGAGCGTGCGGTCGAGGCGTGGCCCGACTATGCCGAGTACCAAACCAAGACCGACCGGCAGATCCCGGTGTTCGTGTTGACCCCGGTTGGCTAA
- a CDS encoding isocitrate lyase/PEP mutase family protein has product MSFRELHERGCFVIPNPWDRGTAIALAAMGFPALATTSAGACFSQGLPDTPTALGVEGALRNIAEIVDAVELPVNADFQAGYAHDLDGLAANVRRCVATGVAGLSIEDTRGGAEEPLYSLPEAVERIRVAYAAIDGADVLLTARAECFLYDHPDPLREAITRLQAFSEAGADVLYAPGMRTREDISALVDALRPAPVNVLMSSDTGLTVNDLAELGVRRVSVGSALTRVAWGAFLSAARRIVEDGSFAGLAESASFDELNSLFTDR; this is encoded by the coding sequence ATGTCGTTTCGCGAACTGCACGAACGCGGCTGCTTCGTCATTCCGAATCCGTGGGACCGCGGGACCGCGATCGCGCTCGCGGCCATGGGCTTTCCCGCACTGGCCACGACGAGTGCCGGTGCCTGTTTTTCTCAGGGTCTACCCGATACGCCGACGGCGCTGGGCGTCGAGGGCGCGCTGCGCAACATCGCCGAGATCGTCGACGCGGTCGAGTTGCCGGTGAACGCCGACTTCCAGGCTGGATACGCCCACGATCTGGACGGGCTGGCCGCCAACGTCCGTCGATGTGTGGCAACCGGTGTCGCCGGCTTGTCGATCGAGGACACGAGAGGCGGCGCCGAGGAGCCGTTGTACTCGTTGCCGGAGGCCGTTGAACGGATACGCGTCGCGTACGCCGCAATCGACGGCGCCGATGTACTCCTCACCGCACGCGCGGAGTGCTTTCTCTACGATCACCCCGATCCGCTGCGCGAGGCGATCACTCGGTTGCAGGCTTTCTCGGAGGCGGGAGCAGACGTGCTTTATGCACCGGGAATGCGGACGCGAGAAGACATCTCCGCACTCGTCGACGCGCTGCGTCCCGCACCCGTCAACGTGCTGATGTCGTCGGATACGGGGCTGACGGTCAACGATCTCGCGGAACTCGGGGTGCGGCGGGTCAGTGTCGGATCCGCATTGACGCGTGTCGCGTGGGGCGCGTTCCTCTCGGCCGCGCGTCGCATTGTCGAAGACGGGTCATTCGCGGGGCTGGCAGAATCGGCGAGCTTCGACGAGCTCAACAGCCTGTTCACGGATCGCTAG